In a genomic window of Pseudomonadota bacterium:
- a CDS encoding pyridoxamine 5'-phosphate oxidase family protein → MSESATFMEQIEPLFNSQPLAVLATSSDNSPYTSLVAFAATDDLTRLIFATMRTTRKYTNLSNNPNVSLLIDNRSNQAEDFHDAIAVTVVGTVTEATEIEREQFLPLYLARHPLLKAFVLDPSCTLLMVQVKTYYLVSQFQSVMQLNMIS, encoded by the coding sequence ATGTCTGAATCAGCCACATTCATGGAACAAATAGAACCCCTGTTCAATTCACAGCCCCTGGCCGTACTGGCCACCAGCAGCGATAATTCACCCTACACAAGTTTGGTGGCCTTTGCCGCCACCGACGATCTCACCCGACTGATTTTTGCCACAATGCGGACAACTCGCAAATACACCAACCTCAGCAATAATCCGAACGTCTCCCTGCTCATCGACAACCGGTCCAACCAGGCAGAAGATTTCCACGATGCCATCGCCGTTACCGTAGTCGGCACAGTCACCGAAGCAACGGAAATTGAAAGGGAACAATTCCTGCCGCTCTATCTCGCCCGTCACCCGCTTTTGAAGGCATTCGTTCTGGATCCCTCGTGTACCCTGCTGATGGTACAGGTAAAAACCTATTACCTGGTCAGCCAGTTTCAAAGCGTGATGCAGTTAAACATGATCTCCTGA